A stretch of DNA from Lotus japonicus ecotype B-129 chromosome 4, LjGifu_v1.2:
TCCATTGCCAAATTCTTCAGTTGGGTCTAGCATCATCAATTCTAAAATTGAGAACAGGTCTTTACAGTCTTTCATGTCAAATCAGTTTTACACTTTTACTTCTCATGGAAAACCTGAATGTTAGCTAGCCCAAGGGGGTTTGAGCATTTATATGCATATTGTACATAaatacatttaattttttattttcattttgaatGTGGATATTTTCCCACTGTTTACTACTTTAACTATTTGAAACTTAAAAATCACTTTAGTTAGTTCTAAATTACTTGGATTTATACTTTATAATGACCTTTCAGTTTCTCAACCTTAAATTATCTCCATTTTCCTCTGTTAATGAACCGTTACATGCTTACACCCCTTCTCTTCTACTTGTAAATAATATTACCCATTAAAATGCACACAGATTTGTGGAGTACTTAATTTTGATTAGACATTGTTTATGATGAAATATGGTATATTTTAGAATTACGATGGGGTTCCTATTCTTAATGTTTTGTTGGAAGTTAAACACAATATTTCTAGCCTTGTATAAAATTTTGTTGTTTGATGCATTATTAGGTTTTCTACGAGTCATTTTACTTTATTGATTTTTCAGGTACAAGAAGCTCCTATGCACAGTCGACCTTACAAAGGATTTCTTTTTTAGCTACTCATACCACGTTATGCGTAGTCTTCAAAGGAACTTTTGTGATAATGAGACAAGCCATGTCCTTTATGAGACCATGTTTGTCTGGAATGAGTTCTTAACACGAGGAATTAGGAATCACCTCCAGAACACTACTTGGACTGTTGCACTAGTTTATGGCTTTTTTAAACAGGTGAAGATAAATTACTCTTAAATTTCAGTTAGATACTTTATCCTTTGATTGATTAATCTTGTTAAGTGTCTGATTCGGGCATGTTTACGATTAGTTCCTGCTTAATTCAAGTAGTTTTGTCATCATTCGCTCTGATATCTGATGTATATTGGTGTCTTCATTAGGACACACTCATGATATCTGGACGGGAGTTCATACTCACGCTAATCGCTAGACGATCACGTCATTATGCTGGCACTAGGTCTGTAATTTTCATCTTATTTTTTTCACAATTAATCACATGCATCAAGTCTTTTTCCAATGTATGCTCCAGTTCGGTAGGACATCTGGTTCTTTAAATGGACTATGTGCAAATTTAGCTAGTCAGCTAGTTTACCATGGACCACCTCTGATGATTGTATCCTTCTTGTGCTGAGGATGTGAGATCCTTAACTCCTTATACAGTAATAATATAAGCCATTTCTAGTATTTCCTAGTTGTTTTGAATTGTCTCTATGCCTTTACAGTTTGTATATAAAATGGGTATATGATAGGGAATGTTGCATGGAGTAATCTATCCTGATGAGGTACATGGAACATAACCTTTTTAGTTTATAAAATGTTTTGTTAGCCTCACAAAGCTGACAAATGACAATGTGtgagaaattgaaagaaacCTTTACACAAGATTTTCTAGTATagtcaggaaatatatattagaaagagATAGAAACATAGAGCTGGCAGTAAAATCTTGATTTTGAAGGATATATATGGTAGGAAATGTTTGAAATAGGAAAAGATGGATGCATAAGCAGTGAATATGTGTACCATTCATGGATTCATTTATTTGATTATTATGCATAGGTATTTGAGGCGAGGTGTTAATGAGAAGGGCAGAGTAGCAAACGATGTTGAGACAGAACAAATGGTCTTTGAGCATGTTCCGGAAGGTCTTCCAATCAAAATTAGCTCTATTATCCAGAACCGTGGTTCAATCCCTCTATTTTGGTCACAAGAGACTTCACGTCTAAATATTAAACCAGATATTATAGGTATGTCTTCCcattttaagaatattattacACTTAGCAGagttatttttctcttcaactttgTTGTATTGGAATCCTTACTTTTGCTGATGCAATCATTTATTTCTTCCCCAGTGTCAAAGAAGGATGAGAATTATCAAGCCACCAGACTTCACTTTGAAAATCTTGTCAAGAGATACGGGAATCCCATAATAATTTTGAATCTCATAAAGGTAAACTTATTTTCCTCCATCTACTACATGTCAATTTCCTGAATGTTCAATATTCTTGTGTCTTGGTTGAATTGACAATGTATTGATGTTGTATTTGGCAACGTCTTGGGTTCTTGACTAGATTTATGTTTTAATATTtgctaaacaaaacaaaatgctTATATCATTATTATATTAACAAAGTGGAAGTTCTGCTAATGGGCTGTACTGTCTTATGTTGATTTGttagaattatttttaaaatatatttacttatatcatgaaccaactatcaaATGTTTAGTGAAGAAACattaatagttttatattatatttctaatttgtcCCTAATGCAAGAGTCTTTTGTGCTTGAAGCTTGCATATTGCACTAGCACACCTACCTTGTGCTAgaaaatttaactttttattagaagaatagGGGTGCCATTTATTGAACTGTAGACCACTTGGTCATAGAAGTTTTAGTCCCATGTAATGAATCAGCTATTCCAAACGCTTAAGTTGCTCGGTGaagattttatattatatttcttacAGTTTAGttatttaattaggattagagTCTAGTATTAGCATGAATAGGTCTATTCGGTTAGTATTTGGAATCACATGATAATACACCCGGGCCATTCAATATTTCATTGCTTTGTGTCTCTATTCTCTCATTTTCTCCTTCCTTATCTCAACTGTATAATTTCCACTGTTCCCTTATTCACGAGACTTGCgtgtttgatttttcttttaagCAGACCCATGAGAAGAAGCCTCGTGAGTCCATACTTCGAACTGAATTTGCTAATGCCATAGATTTCATTAATAAAGATTTGCCTGAGGAGAACAGGCTTAGGTTCCTTCACTGGGATCTGCACAAACATTTTCAGAGGTTGGTTTTTGTTATATAATTCTATTTCTCCCGGTAAATTACACTGTGTGATCTGAGTGAGCTGATTCAAAAGTATGCCTTATATTTTACTTCCAGCAAAGCTACAAATGTGTTGCAGCTTCTGGGCAAAGTGGCTGCGTATGCGTTGACATTAACTGGTTTTTTCTATTGCCAAGCTACATCAACCTTGAGATCAGAGGACTGTCTAAATTGGCCACCTACGGAGtatgtttttcattttgtttcaaATCTTCAATTACCGTCTCCAATATTCCATAGTTTCACAGCGTATATGCTTAAACTCATACaatattttgaataaaaaatagaacAATGCAATTTGGCCAACAAATAAATTGAATATCATTAAGAAAGCAGATAGTGCTTGATGGACTGGAACTGGAGAAATTCCCAAGTTCTTCCACTGGCATCTCTTAATCACTGATCTAATGTTTTGCATGCAGAAATGTTGATAAGGGAAGTGATTCACCTACTAGTCATTTTGATTGTGATAATGAGGATGCTGATCATTTAGAGAGAAAACCGAGTGAAGGAAACAATGTTTCAAATGCAAATCATTGTGTCAAACCACAAATGTTGCATAGACTGCAAAGGGGGGTCCTCAGGACCAACTGCATAGACTGCCTGGACCGCACAAATGTTGCGCAATATGCATATGGGTTGGCTGCTCTTGGCAACCAGCTTCACGCGCTAGGAGTTATTGACCACCCAAGAATTGACCTTGATGACCCAGTAGCTGATGATTTGATGAAGTTTTATGAGCGGATGGGCGACACACTTGCACATCAGTATGGTGGTTCTGCTGCACACAACAAGGTAATTTGAAGCTCTGCAGCTTGTTGCGATCACTTCAGTTTATTTATTCAAATGTAGCTtggaaattgatttttttgctaaatcattttctttcttaattATATTTGAAGACAGTTAAACTTGTAATGATAAGATAATCATCAATCCTATTACCATAAAACTTTTTTTGGGGGGATAAAATTAGTAGTCCTCTTTATTAACCACCCACTCAATTATTTAGGCGTTAACCAGAGTTCTTAGAGACCTAATTATGTTGTCTGAGCTGGATGGCACAGGATTATGTTGTTTGCTTTCTTCTTAGTATTGTGAGAAGGGACTGTGTCCTGCATTGATTCCATATATAACTTTTAGAAAACATTGATAACTTTGTGGCTGGCACTAGTTATCTAATGTCATGCATAATGTAGGCCCTAAGAGTTAATTTTGCTCTATTGAGAACAGGGATAACCCCCTGATGGGCTACCCAGTCTTTAGAGTGTTCTTAATCTCTTGCCTGTTATATTTCACTAAACTGTTAAATGTGCAGAGTATCTGTCGTCAGTGGATTTTCTTGCTGTTATATTCAACTTTACTGCATATTGGGACAATATATATGCTCACCACCCTTTTCTGTTGGTCTTTTTTTATAACTTCTTTTTCTGTGTAGATATTCTCTGAGAGGAGGGGCCAATGGAGGGCTGCAACACAGTCTCAGGAGTTTTTCAGGACACTTCAGCGTTATTACAGCAATGCTTACATGGATGCTGTGAAACAAGATGCAATTAATGTGTATGTGCTGCAGTCATGCATTTTTTTACTCTTACGCGGCAGTCGTTTTTTTCACTCCAGTCTCCAATCTCTGCATGTCTTGCTGTTCTCTGGCATTTAGCAGCTTTGTCATGCTATTTTTGCAGCTTCttcttttattatatattttttgtttagtAAGATACATTTGGGGTCTTAAATGATTATTCTTTTCAGGTTATCATGAGATAATCTTTCTGTTCTGTTGGTGCAGATTCCTGGGGCATTTTCAACCACAACTGGGCAAGCCTGCTCTATGGGAGTTGGGTTCAGATCAGCACTACGATACAGGGAGGCTTGGAGATGATGATGCAAGGTATTTGAACATAATTTGTGGGAGTAGAATACCTTTTGTTGACTTCTACGAATTGGTCCTTGATTGAAAAACTTGCCTTAGGGTTTCTTGGCCTGGAGTTTATATAGTCCACCTCCCCTTTCCATATTTTCTATATATCAGTGAAACAGAAACCATGACTAGGGGTCCATGCCAACCCCATCTAGTGAGAAAAGACATAGTTGTTATTGTTATGATCTTTGAAACAGACACCCCCGTGGACACTTCAAGATTGGGGAGGAATAAGAGGGGTGAAGAGATATACTACACACAATAAAGGAATGGCCTTTTAGATAACAGCTAGAGAAATAGATGATAGTTAGGAGAGAAAAATACAACTCAAGTTGGGTAAACAGTCAtcctatttttttattaaaaaaagagCCCATAAGGGGCTAAAAATTGGGGTGAAATATGTAAGGAGAAAGAGACTGCCCAGACTATACATGCCATGAAGTCTCAACTTCCTTAATCCTGTCAAAATCTTCAAACTGTATCATGAAAAGAGAAACTACTCCAGGGTGGCTATCCCAACCGATTAACTTACCAGAAATTATTTGCCTTGAAATTCAAAAATCAGTGCGGTCTAAAATAAACTCAACCACGAATAACTGATTAGTGAACATGGTTTGAAATTTTTTAGAGGAGGGCTAAAGGTGTTGATGCCGAGCTGCCGAAAAGTGACAAGGCAACGGGAAAGAATGACAAAGCTGATAATCCAATCAAAACTATCATTTTCAAGGAAGATAAATGAAAGAATGTTTTAGTTCTTACTGCTTTATATTTGTTCTAGACTTCTAGTGATGTATTTGTTGATGTTGATAGGCTTATGGAACTTATCATGATAATGTGAAGCATGTACATTGAAATTTGGAAATGCCTCTCTATGCAGCTAACATGGTAACtctaaaattttctttttaggTCGATTTTCAAAAGATCCTTCTCAGATGGAAACATTCTTCGTGAAATTTCTACACCTATGTCAGCTCCAAATGCCAAGCAAGAGAACTTCTCAAACCGTCATTTACCAGACCGATCACAAGAAAAAAACAAAGCTCTTTGCGAGTCATCACCTGAAATATCTTCTACTGAGAGTGACATTGCATTTTCAAGGTTTGTACTCTGTAAACATGTGAGCTTAATTGTGTTATATGTTTCAAGATATACAGGAGGGCGTGATTGTCAACATCCCATTTTATACTATGACTCCCCTATTTCATCTATTGATTAGTTGCtttaatcttaaatttgtttATGTCTTCTCTGTTCTCATAGCTGACCTTTCTGTTTGAGAACTTGTATatgataattaaaatatttagtaTGTTAACTAATATTTCCTAGAAGATGAGAGACATCATTCTAGTTGAGATGGCCTTTATCCTTGGCTGTATTTGTATGTTGAAATGACCAATTACTACTAAGTGATGGGCTTTATCATGGGCCTCCAATGAGAGTGTATCACAGAAGAGAGAACAGGAGCAAGGGGAGGATAGAAATTGATGTGGGAGAGAATTCTGTTATGGTGGATCTTACAAACTGGACACATAGCAGCATAGGTGAGAAATAGGGGATGCGGTGGAATCAGTGGAGGGAGATGTTGGACGAGGTAGAAGGGATGGAGTGGAGGAAGATTGGCATGTAATTAGGTAAATTGTGGGGTGGCTGTTGCCACAGGGAAGAGAAGTTTTAGTTCTCTGATTCTCTTCTCTTCCATTTCCAGTTTCAATGTTTTCTGCTTATTTCCCTTGTAAGTGCAGAAATTTCATGTGAGTTTCCTTAAAAAGTTCCCTACCAAATTCAATTCCCACCACAAAGATTTTAATTTGTAATCTGAAATGTGTCAATGGGCTCATGTTGTGCTGGTATGTATTGGAAACTACATTGCTTGTTTGCATGATAGCATGTACTGATGTGTGATATGCAATTCAATTTGTTGGTCTAGGTACACTCCTTCTTTGCCTCGGAGACAGCTTTTTGGAGAGATGCAAAGAGAGCGCAGCCTTGAAGGTGATCATATATATTATTCTGAGCATGGGGATTCCTTTAGCTGCTCCAACTTTGTTGACCTGGATTGGTTATCTTCTTCTGGAAATTCATGTGAAGAAGAGCAATTTGAGAGGTAATACTTTCTATTGACGCAATTGTACATGTATCTTGCTAGAATGCTTTTTTACAGGAATATCTTGTTGGAGAGA
This window harbors:
- the LOC130710488 gene encoding phosphoinositide phosphatase SAC3-like isoform X2 yields the protein MASSENEASHSPPAPASQVCMQKFRLYETRSNFYMIGRDKSRAHWRVLKIDRLDPSELNLREDPTTYTERECSDLLRRVHEGNKSTGGLKFVTTCYGIVGFIKFLGPYYMLLITKRRQIGAICGHTVYGVSKTEMIPLPNSSVGSSIINSKIENRYKKLLCTVDLTKDFFFSYSYHVMRSLQRNFCDNETSHVLYETMFVWNEFLTRGIRNHLQNTTWTVALVYGFFKQDTLMISGREFILTLIARRSRHYAGTRYLRRGVNEKGRVANDVETEQMVFEHVPEGLPIKISSIIQNRGSIPLFWSQETSRLNIKPDIIVSKKDENYQATRLHFENLVKRYGNPIIILNLIKTHEKKPRESILRTEFANAIDFINKDLPEENRLRFLHWDLHKHFQSKATNVLQLLGKVAAYALTLTGFFYCQATSTLRSEDCLNWPPTENVDKGSDSPTSHFDCDNEDADHLERKPSEGNNVSNANHCVKPQMLHRLQRGVLRTNCIDCLDRTNVAQYAYGLAALGNQLHALGVIDHPRIDLDDPVADDLMKFYERMGDTLAHQYGGSAAHNKIFSERRGQWRAATQSQEFFRTLQRYYSNAYMDAVKQDAINVFLGHFQPQLGKPALWELGSDQHYDTGRLGDDDARSIFKRSFSDGNILREISTPMSAPNAKQENFSNRHLPDRSQEKNKALCESSPEISSTESDIAFSRYTPSLPRRQLFGEMQRERSLEGDHIYYSEHGDSFSCSNFVDLDWLSSSGNSCEEEQFERSSITNSPIAGVSTENVISGVMVGETTVSTSDLGGSSLKGREQTESKLSYNNGRSNTPEEFPDTFVNWVTYGQTLCH
- the LOC130710488 gene encoding phosphoinositide phosphatase SAC3-like isoform X1; the encoded protein is MASSENEASHSPPAPASQVCMQKFRLYETRSNFYMIGRDKSRAHWRVLKIDRLDPSELNLREDPTTYTERECSDLLRRVHEGNKSTGGLKFVTTCYGIVGFIKFLGPYYMLLITKRRQIGAICGHTVYGVSKTEMIPLPNSSVGSSIINSKIENRYKKLLCTVDLTKDFFFSYSYHVMRSLQRNFCDNETSHVLYETMFVWNEFLTRGIRNHLQNTTWTVALVYGFFKQDTLMISGREFILTLIARRSRHYAGTRYLRRGVNEKGRVANDVETEQMVFEHVPEGLPIKISSIIQNRGSIPLFWSQETSRLNIKPDIIGMSSHFKNIITLSRVIFLFNFVVLESLLLLMQSFISSPVSKKDENYQATRLHFENLVKRYGNPIIILNLIKTHEKKPRESILRTEFANAIDFINKDLPEENRLRFLHWDLHKHFQSKATNVLQLLGKVAAYALTLTGFFYCQATSTLRSEDCLNWPPTENVDKGSDSPTSHFDCDNEDADHLERKPSEGNNVSNANHCVKPQMLHRLQRGVLRTNCIDCLDRTNVAQYAYGLAALGNQLHALGVIDHPRIDLDDPVADDLMKFYERMGDTLAHQYGGSAAHNKIFSERRGQWRAATQSQEFFRTLQRYYSNAYMDAVKQDAINVFLGHFQPQLGKPALWELGSDQHYDTGRLGDDDARSIFKRSFSDGNILREISTPMSAPNAKQENFSNRHLPDRSQEKNKALCESSPEISSTESDIAFSRYTPSLPRRQLFGEMQRERSLEGDHIYYSEHGDSFSCSNFVDLDWLSSSGNSCEEEQFERSSITNSPIAGVSTENVISGVMVGETTVSTSDLGGSSLKGREQTESKLSYNNGRSNTPEEFPDTFVNWVTYGQTLCH